Proteins from a genomic interval of Stenotrophomonas sp. WZN-1:
- a CDS encoding CsgG/HfaB family protein yields the protein MRTTSRLIGLGLAAALLAACGKQDTPAEAPAPAKDKATSALASNAPVEAAPLRGTPDFGGTTQVAREADGIGSTPELAVLAALQSAVAQVNGVRVASQMQSLRAGLHVDVDDEHVGDIRADAFTQQMIAGSQGAVLGYEILSQDEVRQLDEETIARVRASDEGWSFKGSASASASGEATAKGAGGSASVRESYDEKVSVDAKRGASSFDSDVTHRSMRSYWKVRVRAQIAQYRAPDEQGKPKIVVALPRTNSGSYAVGDGRVSADEVADAIRARLSDTLTQTQRFIVLDREFGDELQAEIDHINSGNVRLQDTARVGQQLATDLILIPTIERFEYPRSVRNLRMSDRQVTSYSGGGRITLRLINATTGQVVMSDSFDHQLASTGPSTLPRVVNGRSMAAAMMESLSGQIGTTIVTTLFPVSVVSVDGDQVVLSQGGETLQAGQRWQAVRLGEELKDPQTGRSLGRSEHPCCTIRIDRVAAQTSYGTIEDGVDAMRGGFRPGQIELRQKLGSKPAAAAAGATASVAPAAAARPAAKPKPKAAAAPAEDPNW from the coding sequence ATGCGTACGACCTCCCGTTTGATCGGCCTGGGCCTGGCTGCCGCGCTGCTTGCAGCCTGTGGCAAGCAGGACACCCCGGCCGAAGCGCCTGCACCCGCCAAGGACAAGGCAACCAGCGCACTGGCCAGCAATGCGCCAGTGGAAGCAGCGCCCCTGCGTGGCACGCCGGATTTCGGCGGCACCACCCAGGTCGCGCGCGAGGCCGACGGCATCGGCAGCACCCCGGAACTGGCGGTGCTGGCGGCGCTGCAGTCGGCGGTGGCGCAGGTCAACGGCGTACGCGTGGCCAGCCAGATGCAGAGCCTGCGTGCAGGCCTGCATGTGGATGTGGATGACGAACACGTCGGCGATATCCGCGCCGACGCGTTCACCCAGCAGATGATCGCCGGCTCGCAGGGCGCGGTGCTGGGCTATGAAATCCTGTCGCAGGACGAAGTGCGGCAGCTGGACGAGGAAACCATCGCACGCGTGCGCGCCAGCGATGAAGGCTGGAGCTTCAAGGGTTCGGCGTCTGCCAGCGCTTCCGGCGAAGCCACGGCCAAGGGCGCCGGCGGCTCGGCCAGCGTCAGGGAAAGCTACGACGAGAAGGTCAGCGTCGATGCCAAGCGTGGCGCCAGCTCGTTCGACTCCGACGTGACCCACCGCAGCATGCGCAGCTACTGGAAGGTACGCGTGCGTGCACAGATTGCCCAGTACCGCGCACCGGACGAGCAGGGCAAGCCGAAGATCGTGGTCGCGCTGCCGCGCACCAACTCCGGCAGCTATGCCGTGGGCGATGGCCGCGTGAGCGCCGATGAAGTGGCCGACGCGATCCGCGCGCGCCTGTCGGACACGCTGACCCAGACCCAGCGCTTCATCGTGCTGGACCGCGAGTTCGGCGACGAACTGCAGGCCGAGATCGACCACATCAACAGCGGCAACGTGCGCCTGCAGGACACCGCACGCGTCGGCCAGCAGCTGGCGACCGACCTGATCCTGATCCCGACCATCGAACGCTTCGAGTACCCGCGCAGCGTGCGCAACCTGCGCATGTCCGACCGCCAGGTGACCTCGTATTCCGGTGGCGGCCGCATCACCCTGCGCCTGATCAACGCCACCACCGGCCAGGTGGTGATGTCCGACAGCTTCGATCACCAGCTGGCCTCGACGGGTCCGAGCACCCTGCCGCGCGTGGTCAACGGCCGCAGCATGGCCGCAGCGATGATGGAATCGCTGTCCGGCCAGATCGGTACCACCATCGTCACCACGCTGTTCCCGGTGTCGGTGGTGTCGGTGGACGGTGACCAGGTGGTGCTGAGCCAGGGCGGCGAAACCCTGCAGGCCGGCCAGCGCTGGCAGGCCGTGCGCCTGGGCGAGGAACTGAAGGACCCGCAGACCGGCCGCTCGCTGGGCCGCAGTGAACACCCGTGCTGCACCATCCGCATCGACCGCGTTGCTGCACAGACCTCGTACGGCACCATTGAAGACGGCGTTGACGCGATGCGCGGCGGCTTCCGTCCGGGCCAGATCGAGCTGCGCCAGAAGCTGGGCAGCAAGCCGGCTGCCGCTGCTGCTGGCGCAACGGCCTCGGTTGCACCGGCCGCCGCCGCGCGCCCGGCGGCCAAGCCGAAGCCCAAGGCTGCGGCCGCCCCGGCCGAAGACCCGAACTGGTAA
- a CDS encoding M28 family metallopeptidase: MKRVVLGVLALSVSSALMAATPKFDGARISADVKELASDAYEGRSPATAGEEKTIAYLSKQFADAGLQPGGDLKDGKRLWTQAVPLRKGDIVGAPQLALHQGGKTVALEQGKQIAVRAAMNGASNVDISKAPLVFLGYGVKAPERNWDDFKGVDLKGKIAVVLINDPDFETGQGDFDGKGMTYYGRWTYKYEEGARQGALGVLIVHETAPASYGWATVAGSNTNTMFDVVRDNPAESHPLLEGWIQRDLAVELFRSAGQDFEALKKKAQQRDFTPVPLTGASLDAKYAVKTEVITSHNVAARLEGSRHPDETIIYSAHWDHIGVGEPDARGDRIFNGALDNASGTASLIELARGFAKEKRPQRSLLFLAVTAEEKGLLGSEYYATHPLYPLEKTVAVINMDGMAPFGPSRDFGIYGAARFELLDQLKDVAKGWDIRYTPDPKPEAGLFFRSDHFPFAKRGVPALSWSAGQDWVDGGVAAGKKASEDYTAKRYHQQGDEWQPDWVFAGAARDLEVLYTLGNQLANARSWPNWSKDESFRAVRDASADQRR; the protein is encoded by the coding sequence ATGAAACGAGTGGTACTGGGCGTGCTGGCCCTGTCGGTGTCGAGCGCACTGATGGCGGCCACCCCGAAATTCGATGGCGCGCGGATCTCCGCCGACGTCAAGGAACTGGCCTCCGACGCCTACGAAGGCCGCTCGCCGGCCACCGCCGGCGAAGAGAAGACCATCGCCTACCTCAGCAAGCAGTTCGCCGACGCCGGCCTGCAGCCGGGCGGCGACCTCAAGGACGGCAAGCGCCTGTGGACCCAGGCCGTGCCGCTGCGCAAGGGCGACATCGTCGGCGCACCCCAGCTGGCACTGCACCAGGGTGGCAAGACCGTTGCGCTGGAGCAGGGCAAGCAGATCGCCGTGCGCGCCGCCATGAACGGCGCCAGCAACGTCGACATCAGCAAGGCCCCGCTGGTATTCCTCGGCTACGGCGTGAAGGCCCCGGAGCGAAACTGGGACGACTTCAAGGGCGTGGACCTGAAGGGCAAGATCGCCGTCGTGCTGATCAACGATCCGGACTTCGAAACCGGCCAGGGTGATTTCGACGGCAAGGGCATGACCTACTACGGCCGTTGGACCTACAAGTACGAAGAAGGCGCCCGCCAGGGTGCGCTGGGCGTGCTGATCGTGCACGAGACCGCGCCGGCGTCGTATGGCTGGGCCACCGTGGCCGGTTCCAATACCAACACCATGTTCGATGTGGTGCGCGACAACCCGGCCGAGAGCCATCCGCTGCTGGAAGGCTGGATCCAGCGCGACCTGGCGGTGGAGCTGTTCCGCTCCGCCGGGCAGGACTTCGAGGCGCTGAAGAAGAAGGCGCAGCAGCGCGACTTCACCCCGGTGCCGCTGACCGGTGCCAGCCTGGACGCGAAGTACGCGGTGAAGACCGAAGTGATCACCTCGCACAACGTGGCCGCGCGCCTGGAAGGCAGCCGCCACCCGGACGAGACGATCATCTACAGCGCGCACTGGGACCACATCGGCGTGGGCGAGCCGGACGCACGCGGCGACCGCATCTTCAACGGCGCACTGGACAATGCCAGTGGTACCGCCTCGCTGATCGAACTGGCCCGTGGCTTCGCCAAGGAAAAGCGCCCGCAGCGCTCGCTGCTGTTCCTGGCGGTCACCGCCGAGGAGAAGGGCCTGCTGGGTTCGGAGTACTACGCCACCCATCCGCTGTATCCGCTGGAAAAGACCGTGGCGGTGATCAACATGGATGGCATGGCGCCGTTCGGCCCGTCGCGTGACTTCGGCATCTACGGTGCCGCGCGCTTCGAGCTGCTGGACCAGCTGAAGGACGTGGCCAAGGGCTGGGATATCCGCTACACGCCGGACCCGAAGCCCGAAGCGGGCCTGTTCTTCCGCTCCGACCATTTCCCGTTCGCCAAGCGTGGCGTGCCGGCGCTGTCCTGGTCGGCCGGCCAGGACTGGGTGGACGGCGGCGTGGCCGCAGGCAAGAAGGCGTCCGAGGACTACACCGCCAAGCGCTACCACCAGCAGGGCGACGAGTGGCAGCCGGACTGGGTGTTCGCCGGTGCCGCCCGCGACCTGGAAGTGCTGTACACGCTGGGCAACCAGCTGGCCAACGCGCGCAGCTGGCCGAACTGGAGCAAGGACGAGTCGTTCCGCGCCGTGCGTGACGCCAGCGCCGACCAGCGCAGGTAA
- a CDS encoding histidine kinase, translating to MFASLSLLIRHLLAWAAALVVAGMVWSGIFSGMNDGPGWVFGLLAMFLMISALGSAITHVRRVWLIAGRLDSTTLSGRQRRQVELPMDAGQAYAVVEAAIAELPRVEDVESSAGSLQVRAYVRRVDLWNGRQPSRWNLPARLAIKRNSVLATVMPGQGTSTVTLLFEPDAGWWADLLALDEGSNFENAEAVTRAISRRVADQRRDEQAAAEQTQVEKELSVARLNLLHAQVEPHFLYNTLANAQVLTRTDPARAEQMLGHLIQYLRSSLPQVDESVSTLGVELERTRAYLEILRIRMGARLAVEVQVPNELHGVHLPAMALQTLVENAIKHGLEPKPGGGTIWILARGFDDHVTVTVADDGLGFGQGTSGTGIGLKNLRERLRLTCGEQAGVAIVANFPSGVAATMTLPQSHKERSHAA from the coding sequence GTGTTTGCCAGCCTCTCTCTCCTGATCCGCCACCTGCTGGCCTGGGCTGCCGCGCTGGTTGTCGCCGGCATGGTCTGGAGCGGCATCTTCAGCGGCATGAACGATGGCCCGGGCTGGGTCTTCGGCCTGCTGGCGATGTTCCTGATGATCTCCGCGCTGGGCAGCGCGATCACCCATGTACGACGGGTCTGGCTGATTGCAGGACGGCTGGATTCGACCACCTTGTCCGGGCGCCAGCGCCGCCAGGTGGAACTGCCGATGGATGCCGGCCAGGCTTACGCCGTGGTGGAAGCGGCAATCGCCGAGCTGCCGCGCGTCGAAGACGTGGAAAGCTCGGCCGGCAGCCTGCAGGTGCGCGCGTATGTTCGCCGGGTGGATCTCTGGAATGGCCGCCAGCCGTCGCGCTGGAACCTGCCGGCACGACTGGCGATCAAGCGCAACAGCGTGCTGGCCACGGTCATGCCGGGGCAGGGCACCAGCACCGTCACCCTGCTGTTCGAACCTGATGCCGGCTGGTGGGCCGACCTGCTGGCGCTGGACGAAGGCAGCAACTTCGAGAACGCCGAGGCAGTCACCCGCGCGATCAGCCGTCGTGTCGCCGACCAGCGCCGCGACGAGCAGGCCGCCGCCGAACAGACCCAGGTCGAAAAGGAGCTGTCGGTGGCGCGGCTGAACCTGCTGCACGCGCAGGTGGAACCGCACTTCCTCTACAACACGCTGGCCAATGCGCAGGTACTGACGCGCACCGACCCGGCGCGTGCCGAACAGATGCTCGGCCACCTCATCCAGTACCTGCGGAGTTCGTTGCCGCAGGTGGACGAATCGGTATCTACGCTGGGCGTGGAGCTGGAGCGCACCCGTGCCTACCTGGAGATCCTGCGCATCCGCATGGGTGCACGGCTGGCGGTGGAAGTGCAGGTGCCGAACGAACTGCACGGCGTGCACCTGCCGGCGATGGCACTGCAGACGCTGGTGGAAAACGCGATCAAGCACGGCCTGGAACCCAAGCCCGGCGGTGGCACGATCTGGATCCTGGCGCGCGGCTTCGATGACCACGTGACCGTGACCGTGGCCGACGATGGGCTCGGCTTCGGCCAGGGTACCAGCGGCACCGGCATCGGCCTGAAGAACCTGCGCGAGCGCCTGCGCCTGACCTGCGGCGAACAGGCCGGCGTGGCGATCGTCGCCAACTTCCCCAGCGGCGTGGCCGCGACCATGACCCTGCCGCAGTCGCACAAGGAGCGCAGCCATGCCGCTTGA